A genome region from Triticum aestivum cultivar Chinese Spring chromosome 2B, IWGSC CS RefSeq v2.1, whole genome shotgun sequence includes the following:
- the LOC123039800 gene encoding disease resistance protein PIK6-NP — MADLVVGMAKSVVEGALTKAQAAIEEEAKLRQSAQRNLVFITGEFQMMQSFLNVADSDRLENPVVRTWVRQIRDLAYDVEDCIEFVVHLDKKNSWWLRLIKPASWLLRPCVDQGPLPLDEAVDELDRLKARVEDVSSRNTRYSLISDSGSKPVTVVQQDQKPSLRDAADGAAAFNSLFEAAFKTTQKGRQSDLTKLLTTSKGHDLRVISIWGTGAGTGGGEDLGMATIAWNVYVDTETCKNFTCRAWLKLMHPFNPHEFVRSLTAQFYTTTSVGGGVQALMKMEATRGGDPLKDFAQLVAENRYLVVLEDLSTMAEWDAIRSFFPNKKNGSCIILSTQQFEVASLSVGHPYQVQRLNQLSAEHSVYAFFTKGSQYEADKGKETDHALTNNNGASMGSTCKKDAAKKWMDEHPLVGRKSETNNLDLKVILARRKTYHVMSVWGIAGVGKSALVRNMFCERILKGNLFKKFGWVDVSHPFNLWDFSRVLLASLGSAYIQASEAANLCMMGSRNPIVECREILEKHRCLVVIDGLQSMKEWDLIKTELVDGSHHQNVMIAVTTEQEIATHCRGDKGKLVFNVKGLEADTAIELFKKVSNKDEGPVLEELTSICGGLPKVIVEMAGSFLKNTDRWKDALSTNNKIMSELENNREFASLRGLFGWMNMYFRKCPDYLKPCILYLPILPRNHLIRRRRLIRRWIAEGYSRDSHDESAEMTGEKQFSELLNLSIIQQPSALGLGDTRMVLCQVNGFFGEYIVSRQMEENLVFELSGSCAVTTQRTGRHLVISESWIRDRIVFESIDFSRLRSLTVFGKWKSFFVSEDMKLLRVLDLEGASNVEYGDLNKMVKLMCRLKFLSLRGCHEINHLPSSIGGLRQLQTLDVRHTSVVTLPVNITKLQNLQYIRAGTTAPAKIARAAHHLVPQLSKFCGGRQMVGVVVPPGIGKLTALHTLGVINVSASRTKVVLEDLKMLTHLRKLGVSGINKNNSSKFLHATEDLVHLESLSVRLEENNQDCLNDILLPLESLRSLKLYGLGDRLPDWSAKLTKLTKMVLEIAKLTEDLVSVQPEGVAQHGRREHTSGVIKFLSELSGLCILRLRVDHLQDNQLDVSIIFNNLEVDSFEKIKIFEIACSSSSHVTFGEKTMKKLEQLKVDCCSGSSLLGLKHLPELKQILLTGSSGEELKISTQNLQTTQSRSVKLDELRSLSS, encoded by the exons atGGCGGACCTTGTGGTTGGCATGGCCAAGTCGGTGGTGGAGGGAGCGCTGACCAAGGCCCAGGCGGCCATCGAGGAGGAGGCCAAGCTGCGGCAGAGCGCGCAGCGCAACCTGGTGTTCATCACTGGCGAGTTCCAGATGATGCAGTCTTTCCTTAACGTCGCCGACAGTGACCGCCTGGAGAATCCGGTGGTGAGGACGTGGGTGCGGCAGATCCGCGACCTCGCCTATGATGTGGAGGACTGCATCGAGTTCGTCGTCCACCTCGACAAGAAGAACAGCTGGTGGCTCCGCCTGATCAAGCCGGCGAGCTGGCTCCTTAGGCCCTGTGTGGATCAGGGACCGCTACCGCTGGATGAGGCGGTCGACGAGCTGGACCGCCTCAAGGCCAGGGTGGAGGATGTGAGCAGCAGGAACACGCGCTACAGCCTCATCAGCGACTCCGGCTCCAAGCCCGTCACCGTGGTGCAGCAAGATCAAAAGCCATCACTCCGTGACGCCGCCGACGGCGCGGCAGCATTCAACAGCCTCTTCGAGGCGGCATTCAAAACCACTCAAAAAGGGCGCCAAAGTGATCTCACAAAGCTGCTCACCACCAGTAAGGGCCATGACCTCCGAGTGATCTCAATCTGGGGCACCGGCGCCGGCACCGGAGGTGGGGAGGATCTTGGGATGGCAACCATCGCCTGGAACGTCTATGTTGATACAGAAACCTGCAAAAACTTCACCTGTCGTGCCTGGCTGAAGCTGATGCATCCTTTCAATCCCCATGAGTTCGTCCGTTCTTTGACGGCTCAGTTCTACACCACGACGTCCGTTGGTGGTGGTGTACAGGCCCTGATGAAGATGGAGGCAACACGAGGAGGAGATCCCCTCAAGGATTTTGCGCAGCTTGTCGCGGAAAATAGGTACCTCGTTGTGTTGGAGGACCTCTCCACCATGGCAGAGTGGGATGCTATCAGGAGTTTTTTTCCAAACAAGAAGAATGGCAGCTGCATAATCTTGTCCACGCAGCAATTCGAGGTAGCAAGTTTGTCAGTGGGACATCCATACCAAGTGCAGCGTCTCAACCAGCTATCAGCAGAGCACTCTGTTTACGCCTTCTTTACAAAG GGATCTCAATATGAAGCAGATAAAGGCAAGGAAACCGATCATGCACTCACCAACAACAATGGGGCATCAATGGGCAGTACCTGTAAAAAAGATGCAGCCAAGAAGTGGATGGATGAGCATCCCCTTGTTGGACGCAAGTCAGAAACGAATAATCTTGATCTGAAGGTAATTTTGGCACGGCGCAAAACCTACCATGTTATGTCTGTGTGGGGAATAGCTGGGGTTGGAAAATCAGCTCTCGTCAGAAACATGTTCTGCGAGAGAATTCTCAAGGGAAATCTATTTAAGAAGTTTGGTTGGGTGGATGTATCACATCCTTTCAATTTATGGGACTTCTCTCGAGTTCTACTTGCGAGTCTTGGTTCTGCATATATTCAAGCCAGTGAAGCTGCAAACTTGTGTATGATGGGAAGTAGAAATCCCATTGTAGAGTGTCGTGAGATTCTGGAAAAGCATAGATGCCTGGTTGTTATAGATGGACTGCAGTCCATGAAAGAATGGGATCTCATAAAAACTGAGTTGGTAGATGGATCCCATCATCAGAATGTTATGATCGCTGTTACAACTGAACAAGAAATTGCCACTCATTGCCGAGGAGATAAGGGAAAACTCGTGTTTAATGTCAAAGGTCTGGAAGCTGACACCGCCATTGAACTCTTCAAGAAG GTATCCAACAAGGATGAAGGGCCAGTGCTAGAAGAACTTACTTCAATATGTGGTGGACTTCCCAAAGTAATAGTTGAGATGGCTGGCTCATTCTTGAAAAATACAGATCGATGGAAAGATGCACTCTCAACAAATAATAAGATTATGTCAGAGCTCGAGAACAACAGAGAGTTTGCTAGTCTAAGGGGTCTATTTGGTTGGATGAATATGTACTTCCGCAAATGCCCAGATTATCTCAAGCCATGTATCTTGTATCTACCAATTTTACCTCGAAACCACCTCATTCGGCGGAGGCGACTGATAAGGCGGTGGATTGCTGAGGGTTACTCTAGGGACAGCCATGATGAATCCGCGGAGATGACTGGGGAGAAACAGTTCTCTGAGCTCCTTAACCTGAGTATAATTCAGCAGCCATCTGCGTTGGGTTTGGGTGACACAAGGATGGTCTTGTGCCAAGTCAATGGCTTCTTTGGTGAGTACATTGTCTCACGCCAAATGGAAGAGAACCTTGTGTTTGAACTTAGTGGAAGTTGTGCTGTAACCACCCAACGCACAGGACGTCACCTTGTGATATCAGAAAGCTGGATCAGAGATAGAATTGTGTTCGAGAGCATTGACTTTTCTCGGCTCCGGTCACTGACAGTGTTTGGGAAATGGAAATCATTCTTCGTCTCTGAAGATATGAAGCTGCTCCGGGTGCTTGATCTAGAGGGTGCATCCAATGTAGAGTATGGTGATCTTAATAAGATGGTTAAGTTGATGTGCCGCCTCAAATTCCTCTCACTGCGAGGATGCCATGAAATCAACCATCTGCCGAGTTCAATAGGAGGTTTGAGGCAGCTCCAGACTCTTGATGTTCGACACACCTCCGTAGTCACCTTGCCAGTGAACATCACCAAGCTGCAGAATTTGCAGTACATCCGTGCGGGAACCACCGCCCCAGCAAAGATAGCGCGGGCAGCACATCATTTAGTGCCCCAGCTGTCCAAGTTCTGTGGTGGCCGTCAGATGGTTGGTGTTGTGGTGCCTCCAGGGATCGGGAAACTGACGGCATTGCACACGCTTGGTGTTATCAATGTGAGTGCTTCAAGGACAAAGGTCGTCCTAGAAGATCTCAAGATGCTCACCCACTTGCGCAAGCTCGGAGTGTCTGGCATCAACAAGAATAACAGCAGCAAGTTTTTACATGCAACCGAAGATCTTGTCCATCTGGAATCACTGTCAGTGCGACTCGAAGAGAACAACCAAGATTGTTTGAATGATATATTGCTGCCTTTGGAGAGCCTGCGGAGTCTTAAACTTTATGGGCTTGGAGACCGGTTGCCTGACTGGAGCGCAAAGCTCACCAAGCTCACAAAGATGGTTTTGGAAATAGCCAAATTAACAGAAGATCTTGTCTCCGTGCAACCGGAAGGTGTGGCACAGCATGGAAGAAGGGAACACACTAGTGGCGTCATCAAGTTCCTAAGCGAGCTATCAGGACTATGCATTCTACGTCTTCGTGTCGATCATCTTCAGGATAATCAGCTTGATGTGTCCATAATTTTTAATAACCTAGAGGTGGATTCTTTCGAGAAAATAAAGATCTTCGAGATTGCTTGCAGCTCCAGCTCGCATGTTACTTTTGGAGAGAAAACAATGAAAAAACTTGAGCAGCTGAAGGTGGACTGCTGCAGTGGGTCGTCACTCTTAGGCCTGAAGCATTTACCTGAACTCAAGCAAATTTTGCTCACGGGTTCTAGCGGCGAAGAACTGAAGATCTCCACACAGAACTTGCAAACTACGCAAAGCAGAAGTGTGAAGCTGGACGAACTACGCTCCTTGTCCTCGTAG